TTTGTCTGTGCTCTCAAACTCTACTGTCATTATTCGGTTCAGTCCAGCGGCGGGGTGTACAGCCACTTTAAGGGACACCGTTGTGGTTTTGGGTGGCATGGAGATGTAGGGGCAGAGCCTAAACAGCAAGTGCTCACAGGtttataaaacatgtcaaaatgatcctcatttatatattttgtatgtccTTTGTGGAGAATAGAGGCAGAAATGTGTATATGGGAGAAAGAGCtgtgatattacattttttagagAGCACTTTTGAAACAAAGGAATTCGAAAAATGCATCTTTGCACACCACTGGGTAGAACTCAAGTATTTACCAAACACACAATAATCTCTGTGTGTCCCTCAGGTCCTGAAGAAGGAGGGAACCGTGACTGCAGCACCCAATTTCAATGCCAGTGGAGATGCAGCAATCTTGGATAAGGCCATCAAGACAAAAGGTGAACATAATGTGAACAAAGGGGAAGCTTTTGGGCGTGTGTCAACATGTCTCGGTTTTGGAAACTGTGTCTGTGCTAGAAGTAGGACATGCTGGCCACTTCTGTAAGAACTTTAACATCCTCTGCTGGCCATCATACACCATTACTACTTACACTGTGATGTCTGTTgtagaaggttttttttttcaattcaagcAAACTTAATTCTTCACCTACTTATTTATCTGTCTTTGTCATAGAGATACAGAATAATATAAATGGGGATTTTACTTAACAACATATTATTTGTGCAGGTGTGGATGAGAACACCATAATTGAAATCCTGGTGAAAAGAAGCAACGAGCAGAGACAGCAGATCAAAGAGGCTTACCAGCGAGCCAGCAGCAAGGtaattaatatgaaataaagacGTTCACAGCAAGAAAGTAGATGTTCTTCCAAAGTTCAcacactgttacacacacacatgatctcATGCTCTCAAACACTGTATTTGCTGAACGGTTGTGTTATAGTCTCTGGAATCAGCACTGAAGAGTGCTCTGAAGGGAGATCTGGAGGAGGTGGTGTTGGCTCTCCTTAAAACACCGGCCCAGTACGATGCCCACCAGCTGAAAATGGCAAtgaaggtacacacacacacacacacacacacacacacacacacacacacacacacacacacacacacacacacacacacacacacacacacacacagacgaatGTAAACATCCACTTAAAAGAAACCAAGCTCATTTGAGGTGAATGTCGTGGCCTCACCATAGGCTGTTATTTTTGGTGCATTTGATGACATACACCCACTTCCACATATTATTCATGAACTGTTTTCTTAACAAGAGGGTAAaaggtgtgttttgtttgaatggGGCAAGTGAAGAATAAGGAGTCTTTCTCTGTATCAATCTATCTATGCATGCATACCATTCTCAGGGCCTTGGCACAGAGGAGGATGTCCTTATAGAGATTTTGGCTTCCAGAACCAACCCGGAGATCCTGGATATAAAGGAAGCCTACAAAGAAGGTGCGTGGCGGCAAGTTTAAAACAACAATCTCCACCAAGCTAGTGTTCGAAAATAAAAGTGATGGCACAAAGTGACAGTGGAAAATGACAGACTTTTTATTATGGGAGgaagtttaaaagtttaaaaaagcacTTGATGAAACAtgatatttttaacaaaatgtcatATCCTCTATGTTAATATTGTGATTTAGATTACAAGAAGGACCTGGAGGCTGATATCAAGGGTGACACTAGTGGAGATTTCAGGGTTGCACTTCTTGAACTCTGCAAGGTACGTGTGTGTCCACACTTGCTTTTTAATGTTATGGTGTGTGTTTAATGCTGTAAAACGTAGGCTACAGGAATCTATTAATTCGCAGCTCCAGGATGCATTAAGTTCTGAGGAAACAGAACACCCCTTACCGCAGATAAAATAATTTCCTACACTTGCTCTGCTTGTCCTTATCACAGGCCACCAGGACTGATGGAGTTTGTGATCAGATGGTTGACAGCGATGCCAGGGCTCTGTACGAGGCcggggaggggaggaaaggcCACAATTGCTCCGTCTTCATTGAAATCCTCGCCACCAGGAGTGCCCTTCATCTCCGTAAAGGTTAGCTGGCTATATCTCATGTTcggtaaaatcatttttttttacgtttgttTCTGTCAGATCTAACACTCTTTCACTACTTCCTCTCCTTCAGTGTTCGAAAGATACTCAAAGTACAGCAAAGTGGACATGGCCAAAGCTATCGATCTGGAGATGAAAGGAGATATTGAAACTTGCCTCACAGCATTAGGTAAAAGCACAAACCTCGCCACCAAACGTTCAGTTATGCAGTGATTTATGCACAGACTTGATTTAAACTTGTcccacttttttaaataaccacaGTGAAGTGTGCTGGTAGCCGGTCTGCGTTCTTTGCTGAGAAGCTCAACTTGGCCATGAAGGTACAGTATAAATTGGATACTACTCACAAAATATTTCGAAATAAATGCGTGCCATAAGACCTTCCCTGACTGAATCTTTTCTGCCCATCAGGGTAAAGGTACCCGCAAAAATATCCTGACACGCATCATGGTGAGCCGCTCTGAAATAGACATGAAACGGATCAAGGATGATTACAAGAAAAACTACGGCACCACACTCTACAAGGACATTCTGGTGAGCAAactgataatgacaataaatccaTCCTACAGTCTAAGCCTAGATGTCAGAATTGgtcaggtttttatttatatacatatggTTTACAAAACAACAGGCAATGGCAAACTGTGTACAGTgtgaaaaattatatttttctttccttcaggATGACACTAAAGGAGACTATGAGAAGATTCTGCTCGCTCTCTGTGGGAGTGAAAACTAATAGCCAATCGATGGGATCAAGGCTCACAACTGAAGAGCCAGCAGCCAGCACAGCTGTGGAAAATCACCTATAATCTTTTGACACATATTGTGCCCTAGAGGCTCTTGTGGAGAACGGACAAGACTGTCTTTCATTTTGACTGTCAATATATTTAGAAGATATTAACAGCAATGGGCAAAGTTTTACATGATATTGGCACTCCTTCAGCATTTTCTCTCCAAGTTATTTCTTTTCATTCCAACACATGCAGTATAGATCTGACAGCAGTATGCTGGACCTGTGCTTTGGGATAGACTTAGCTTTTCACTCATTAGATTCTTATATCCGGTGTTTGAAGAGAAGCGGAAGTCAGTGATCACAGTGCAGCTGCTAACAGATGTATACAGATCACTATGTGCCAATCATATTCAGCAGCACAAGGCCTACCCTTGAAGGAGCTTGCACTTGCAAATAAAAGCATTTGTATGAAAGccatttgtgttgttttgattatttgcaTATGCACATACAACACCCTACAGATATGAACCAACCAGCTATAAAATACGTTGCCAAATATTTACATACTAATGGTATAGAACTTACCATTGTGTATatacaataccagtcaaaagtttggacacaccttctcactcaactactttgaagaatctaaaatataaaacatattctggtttgttgagcatttgtttgtttacaacataattccatatgtgttccttcatagtttggatgtcttcaatattaatctacaatgtagaaaaaataaaaaccattgaatgagaaggtgtgtccaaacttttgactggtactgtatgtatatttataaaatctTTAACACTCCTCATGATGCACAGGCAACCACATAACCAACATTACTTTAGAAGTTACAATACAATACGATTAACACAGCCGCCTCattgtgaaaacacacaatgaatgaatgaatgaatgaatgaatgaccaATGAATCACACACAGAGTGGGTGATAGAGTACAtctattgtgtattttattgtcattaagGGACTAAGGGTTTGGTAATAAAACGTTTGTACTGCACTGTAATAGCTGAAAATGTATGAAGTAGTGTTAAATGGTAATGGTAATTGCGTTACAATTATAAAACAGATACGACCTCTTCTTGTTTGCCTTATGCAGAAGAGGGATTGCTGTCACAGAACCTGGCAACCTCATAGCTCATTCAGACCATAACTATAAACAAGAGGAGCAGCTTCTCCGGTTAGCAACCGCTAGGCTAACCGactttctctctcagtaggtTGTTCATTTATCTCATAACATATACGGGACTAGTTTTCTGACTGCTACACAGCCCTTAATAATATTGACATGCGGTACAAGTTTGTTTCAAAGCTATTCGTGGACTAAGGTTAGCAtgacagctagctagctaaggGGAGCTAGTCAGCCAACAAACTCAGCTGTTGTAAGCAGTATGTCCACGACGCAAAGCCACGTGTGTGCTGTGATATAAAGGACGTGATATAAATGAAAACGCATGTGATAAGCGTTGTATTGAACATGTGTATGTCCCTAATCATTTGACTTTGAGGAGCTAAGGGGAGCCGGGTTAACGTCACTGATAACTGAGCTGGGCAGACTCAGCGTGGACACGTCCTTTTAAGGCTGCTTGTGGGAGCTGTGGCAGTCTTTCCTTACCCCCATATCTTTCCTTAACTAGTTTGTAACTTCAGCATCAAAAGCCCAAAACCTGACactgtgtcttttttcatttcaggtCCAACAGTTTATCTGGGTCAGCCAGTCCATTTGAGGATCTCCACCTTCCATTCAAACAATGACCTGACCAATGGACCACAGCAGTGTCTGCTCAATTAGAGGGTCTCTTGTGGGGGTAGATCATGAATGACAAACTTGTCTTCCTGGGCCTGCTGTACTTTGTCCAGGGCATCCCCTATGGTCTCCAGTCTTCCCTGCTTCCTGTCTACCTGCGTGGAGCCGGTCACTCCCTAACACGCATTGGCTTCACCAAGATCCTCTACTTCCCATGGGTCCTCAAGGTGCTCTGGGCCCCTTTTGTGGACCGGGTTGGCACGAAGCGCCGCTGGCTGGTGGGGACAGTGTCTGGGCTGGCTCTGACATGCCTCGCCAGTGCTGCCCTGGCCCCAGAAGCACATATCTGGGGAGTAGCAGGAACCCTGTTGGCCATGAACTCCTTGGCTTCTGTCCAGGATATTGCTGTAGACGGGGCCGCGGTGGGGTTGTTGAAAGGTCGTGGGGAGCTGGGCCTGGGCAACACAGCCCAAGTCGTGGGCTATAAAGCTGGATCTGTGTTTGCCGGAGGTGGGCTGCTGGCTGTGATTGACGTGGCTGGATGGAGCTGGATGTTTATGCTGCTGACGTTTGTGTACGCAGGCGTGGCACTGTTTGTGTGGGGGGCCCCTGTGCTGGACGATGATACTTTGAGGGCTCAACAGGCAGATGGCAGCAGGAGGGGAGGGCAGGGAGCAGACGCTATGAGGCCATGGAGAGTGTGGAGGAAAATGCTGGCAGTGCCGGGCACCCCTTGGACAGTCCTGTATGTGCTGACCTACAAACTAGGTGAGTCCGATTAATACACAAGCACTTGTTGAAATGACTCAGAAATGACTCAAATATTGGAGACCAAAATCGGCTGCTTCTAGAATATCATTTTCTTAATCAATTGTTTGATCtaaaaatgtcacataaaaGTGACAAATATCCATCACATTTTTCGAGGCGATATTAAGCGTATAATgagataaaacagagaaaagcagcaaatcatcacaATGGAGAGGCCGGAACCAGAGAATGGTAGGATTTTGATATATGACTGAAAcgattaatcaataaaattgTTTCAGATCAATTTTATGTTGATCGACTAActgattaattgactaattgttgcagctctaattgttgcagctctaattaTTTGGCGCAGACTGCACTCATGATTGACATCACTAAAGGACGAATCAGACGCAAAAGAAAGAGCACAGAGGagaataaagataagataagataagataatcctttattagtcccgcagcggggaaatttgcagacttacaacagcgtagggtaaagtgcacacaagagacatagtagaagaagacaagctaagaataaaaaataaagaaataaaaaattaaaataaaataaaacaagtattataaataagcaataaaaaacagtagaaaaaaacaacaataactgaaatattatatttacagacagaaaaaaaaaaaccaacaactattttaactattttaactttcttaactattattgcacagtgtagtgtattgcacaggttattattgtcatgtggtcatgtggtctgctgggagcagagttggttgtgcagcctgacagcagcaggaaggaaggacctgcggtacctctccttcacacaccgggggtgaagcagccggtggctgaaggagctgcacagagctgccagggtgtcctgcatggggtgggaggtgttgttcatcagggatgacagcttggccatcaccctcctgtctcccaccacctccaccgtatccaatggacaccccagcacactgctggccttcctgacaagcttgttcagtctcttcttgtcagctgctgagatgctgctgctccagcagaccactgcata
This sequence is a window from Anoplopoma fimbria isolate UVic2021 breed Golden Eagle Sablefish chromosome 13, Afim_UVic_2022, whole genome shotgun sequence. Protein-coding genes within it:
- the anxa1a gene encoding annexin A1a yields the protein MSFIQAFMQQTVYMGMPDDSVLKKEGTVTAAPNFNASGDAAILDKAIKTKGVDENTIIEILVKRSNEQRQQIKEAYQRASSKSLESALKSALKGDLEEVVLALLKTPAQYDAHQLKMAMKGLGTEEDVLIEILASRTNPEILDIKEAYKEDYKKDLEADIKGDTSGDFRVALLELCKATRTDGVCDQMVDSDARALYEAGEGRKGHNCSVFIEILATRSALHLRKVFERYSKYSKVDMAKAIDLEMKGDIETCLTALVKCAGSRSAFFAEKLNLAMKGKGTRKNILTRIMVSRSEIDMKRIKDDYKKNYGTTLYKDILDDTKGDYEKILLALCGSEN
- the mfsd3 gene encoding major facilitator superfamily domain-containing protein 3, whose product is MNDKLVFLGLLYFVQGIPYGLQSSLLPVYLRGAGHSLTRIGFTKILYFPWVLKVLWAPFVDRVGTKRRWLVGTVSGLALTCLASAALAPEAHIWGVAGTLLAMNSLASVQDIAVDGAAVGLLKGRGELGLGNTAQVVGYKAGSVFAGGGLLAVIDVAGWSWMFMLLTFVYAGVALFVWGAPVLDDDTLRAQQADGSRRGGQGADAMRPWRVWRKMLAVPGTPWTVLYVLTYKLGEQGAVTMFPLFLLDHHMTARELGFWNGVIAMGFSICGSSLGGVLLAQFSIGAMMRRVFVLRTISMVFQSSLLTVLEPSPLMKGMAVLSMSVQHFLGGLITTLTFTTMMHCTQRAEESIQATHYSFLATLEVLGKLTFSALAGGVVDWFGFQVAFLFFLTLSAGTALHVWTATFTGALREHQLKEQPK